AACGAAAAGCCAGCCGTTTCTCCCGCTGCAAGTGCTGCTACCGAAGGGCCTGTCCGAAAGAGCGCTCCTGCGGCAGGCAGATCCGGCAGAAAAGCCGCCTGGCTGGATCGCATCGACTTTTCAGCGGATGATTCCGGTGTGGCGACAATTACTTTGGGAACCACCCAACCGGTTGCTTATCGGATTGAAAAAGTGAATCCCACTCAGGTCCGCCTGCGACTGGAAAAGACGCGCCTTTCCGAAAATCGAAAATATCCCCTGATCACGGATCGGTTCCAGGGGGCGGTCAATCGCATTGTACCCACACAGACGACAAAACAACCCGATACGGCTTATGTCACCATCGATTTGCGGGAAAGCACGCCGTATCGTGTCGAACAGGATGGAAATTTGATCCGGATTCATTTCGATCCCTCCATTGTCACGGCAGAACAAACCATTCAGCCTTCTTTTCAAGAAAAGCCGGTAAGTCAATTGCCGGAAAAGAGCGCAGTGGCGGCATTGCCATCCGAGTCGAAATTGCAAGCTGAACCATCCAAACAGCAACAAACGGCCGCCGCCTCCGGTTCGCAAGGGAAATCCTTCGATCCTTACCGGATCGGCGCACCCAAGGTTTATACCGGCGAAAAAATTGCCATCGATTTCTTCGATACGGATATTCGGAACGTATTCAAGATCATTGCCGAGATCAGTGGCAAAAACTTTGCCATCGATCCGGCGGTAAACGGAAAAATCACGCTGACGCTGGAAAAGCCGGTCCCATGGGATCAGGTGCTGGATATGGTCTTGAGAATGAACAATCTGGACAAGGTAGAAGACGGGGATATTGTCCGGATTGCAACCGTTGCCCAATTGCAGAAGGAGCAGGAAGCCCAGAAAAATCTGATGATCGCCGAAAAGGCGTCCCAGGATCAAATGGTTAGTCTTGAACCACTGACCACGGAATATTTGCCGATCAATTACGCCAAGGCGGCAGATGAGATGAAGCCCCACCTCGATGGACTTCTGACGCCTGGTCGGGGCACCTTGACGGTGGATGCAAGGACCAATCAGCTCATCATGACGGATGTGCCTGCGAAAATCCGCAAGGCCAAGGAAATTATCCAGAAACTCGATCGCGTGACGCCACAGGTGGTCATCGAGGCCAAAATTGTCGAGGCCAGCACGGACTTCTCCAGAGATCTGGGCGTGACATGGGATGCGTCGGGCGGCATTCAGGGCGATGATGCCCGGGCAGGCATCGGGCCGCAAAAAGGGTTCGACGTGCTCAATGGGACGTATGGCTGGGATGCAGCGGTGAATTTTCCAATTACGAGTTCCAACAACGGCCAGATCGGCATCAATTTCACGAAAATCGCCGGCACACCGCTCGTCATCAATGCCCGGCTCTATGCGATGGAGCAGAACAATCAAGGGCGAATCGTTTCTTCACCGAAAATCCTGACCATGGACAACAAAGAGGCGTTTATCGAACAAGGGGTGGAGGTCGGTTATACTGAAAAGGGTAAAACGGATGAAGTTCCTTCGGTGAAATTCAAGAAAGTGACGCTCAATTTGAAGGTGGTTCCGCATGTGACCCTCGACAATCGGATTTCGATGAAAATCGAATTGGTCAAGGATGATATCTTGAGCTATTATCAGGGTGTTCCGACGATCAATACGAAGAAGGCTTCCACGGAGCTGCTGGTCGATGACGGGGATACGCTCGTCATTGGCGGTATCACCAAAACTTCCGATAAGGAGTCCGAATCCGGGATACCGGGGTTAGCCAATATCCCGCTTCTGGGCTGGCTGTTCAAAACGACGTCAAATACCCGCACGAATGAGGAGTTGCTGATTTTCATGACGCCAAGGATCGTTCAACTGGAGCAGCGTGTGATGATCAACGATCCCGGAAAAGGATAGCGGTGAAGGGAGCGGTTGTTTGTTTTCCGTTACACTATAGCCCGTCATCAATTGCGATTTCCGTTTTATCATCTTTTCCGTGTGTAAAAAGGTCGGGATGAGGGTATAAGTTGCTGAAAGTCAATCGGGTTGTCTTACCACCAGCTGGAATCGATTTCGAACAGATGAAAGAGGCAATATGAATCAACGAAAATGGATGTGGATTACCGGTGTGTTGTGCTGCATGGCATGGGGTATGACGTTTTCCGGATGTGGATCGAGTGGTGGGCTGGTCGAAATTGGTGGCGGCATTACGCTTTCCGCCGACCCCACCGTGATTGCGGCAGACGGGAAAAGTGCTTCGGTGATAACGGCAACCATTACATCGACAGGGGGAACAGCGGTCCCGATCGGCACTGAAGTAAACTTTTCGACGGACCTGGGTCGTTTCAGCAATGGCGCAACCGCCTTTACGACAACAATCGGGAATTCGACCGGCACGATTACCGTAAGCCTCATTGCGGGAACTGTTGAGGGAACGGCCACTGTCAAATGCAGCGCCGGGGGTGCATCGCAGACCATCCAGATCTACATCGGAAACGTCGCCATTTCGACGGTCACGCTGAACGCTTCTCCAAACAGCATTGCAGCGAGCGGTGTGCAATCCGCTTCGATTACGGCGACCATAAAAGATACCTTGGGCAAGGCTGTTAAAGCCGGAACGTCTGTTTCGTTCCGAACGACACTGGGTTTTTTCTCAAACAAAAGCCAGGTATATGGCACGCAAACGGATTCCAATGGAATTGCGTATGCAACGCTTTTCGCCGGAGATACGACGGGTATTGCTGAAATTACCTGCACGGCCGGTGGGGTCAGCTCTGTCACCTATGTGGAGATTACGGTCAATACAAAGCCGACACCCGGAGAGGTGTCCAATATTGCCCTGAGCGCTTCGCCTCTGTCAATCAAAGCGGATGGAATCAGCTCCTCGACCATTACCGCTATTTTAACCGACAGTAATGGTACGGCTGTAGCGATGGGAACGCCGGTGACTTTTGCGACGAATCTCGGATCGTTTTCAAATGCAGCCAAAACATTTTCAACAACGACTTCTGGAACGGATGGGAAAGCGACGGCTACCCTGTTTGCCGGAACAACGCCTGGAAATGCAAAGATCACTGCCAGCTCGGGATCGGTCAGCAGCATCATCTATATAGAGTTCAAATCATTTTAGCCAAGATGACTCGCCTATAAAGAGCGAAGTCTCGGCGAAAGGACAAATGTGTAGGCAATGGACAATAGCCGCTGATTGATCCTCCAAAAGGCTGGTTATTACGGAGTGGAGATCGAGAAAGGATCGTTTGAGCTGTTTGCCAAGATAACGATAGGGTGTAATGATCTTTTTACGACGCAGTGCCTGAACGGAAAACCCCTATTTGGAGCAACGCGCCGCCTGCGGGCAGGCAATGTTGCGATACAGCGTGAAATCCTGTGGAACACAGGACAGCCGCCCGATCTCTGCGGGTCGGGCGGATCCGGATCCATCAAGAAAATCCGAATCTCTGACTCCGCAAAACGGTGCGTCCGTCCCTGCTCCCTATTTATGAACCAGCAGGATATGCGCCTTCTGAAGACGGAAGCGCCGGTTTTCCTGTACGTGATAACCAGCCTGTTCCACAAGCGGCAGTAAACCGCCATTTCGCAGGAAATGCCGGAAATTGCGGTAATGGTGCAAACCGGCGATGCGCTCCACCAAATGTGTTCCCAGCCAGGAAAGACGATTTGCGCCTGTCCAGACTTCCTTCTGGGCGTCATAATCGATCAGCAAAAAAACCCCATTTTTCCGCAGCATTCTTTTCGCTTCTCTCAACACCCGAATACGTGTTCCCATCGGCATTTCATGCAATGCATAGACGATACTGATGCGGTCGAATGCTTCCGATGGAAACGGGCTATGGGTGGCATCTGCACGGATCCACAGCGTGGATGCGGCGTGGCGCTTTCGTACGGCCTGGCGCAGCATGCTCTGCGACATATCGATCCCATAAGAATGGCATCCCTGGCATTCGCTCTCCGCCATCTGAAGGCCGGTTCCGCAGGCGATGTCCAGAATCCGCATGCCGGACTCGATGGGAGCCATGGCAAGGGCTGATTTTCGCAGA
This portion of the Desulfatirhabdium butyrativorans DSM 18734 genome encodes:
- a CDS encoding type IV pilus secretin PilQ; protein product: MKAIFRNTKLGWCCWLILALLAGGCTTPNAVRQDTDQRQSGVPELRSIVEIDTRKAENSVTVGIHSTSPLTYTSVKQPGNPGISLYFPETNLGPLPPEIAGDGSPVVRISASALDVSPPTARIDIDLVEDIPYNVIKKENELAVVFEMPSGVARYQSPAMTSPDADVHAVRNEKPAVSPAASAATEGPVRKSAPAAGRSGRKAAWLDRIDFSADDSGVATITLGTTQPVAYRIEKVNPTQVRLRLEKTRLSENRKYPLITDRFQGAVNRIVPTQTTKQPDTAYVTIDLRESTPYRVEQDGNLIRIHFDPSIVTAEQTIQPSFQEKPVSQLPEKSAVAALPSESKLQAEPSKQQQTAAASGSQGKSFDPYRIGAPKVYTGEKIAIDFFDTDIRNVFKIIAEISGKNFAIDPAVNGKITLTLEKPVPWDQVLDMVLRMNNLDKVEDGDIVRIATVAQLQKEQEAQKNLMIAEKASQDQMVSLEPLTTEYLPINYAKAADEMKPHLDGLLTPGRGTLTVDARTNQLIMTDVPAKIRKAKEIIQKLDRVTPQVVIEAKIVEASTDFSRDLGVTWDASGGIQGDDARAGIGPQKGFDVLNGTYGWDAAVNFPITSSNNGQIGINFTKIAGTPLVINARLYAMEQNNQGRIVSSPKILTMDNKEAFIEQGVEVGYTEKGKTDEVPSVKFKKVTLNLKVVPHVTLDNRISMKIELVKDDILSYYQGVPTINTKKASTELLVDDGDTLVIGGITKTSDKESESGIPGLANIPLLGWLFKTTSNTRTNEELLIFMTPRIVQLEQRVMINDPGKG
- a CDS encoding invasin domain 3-containing protein, translating into MTFSGCGSSGGLVEIGGGITLSADPTVIAADGKSASVITATITSTGGTAVPIGTEVNFSTDLGRFSNGATAFTTTIGNSTGTITVSLIAGTVEGTATVKCSAGGASQTIQIYIGNVAISTVTLNASPNSIAASGVQSASITATIKDTLGKAVKAGTSVSFRTTLGFFSNKSQVYGTQTDSNGIAYATLFAGDTTGIAEITCTAGGVSSVTYVEITVNTKPTPGEVSNIALSASPLSIKADGISSSTITAILTDSNGTAVAMGTPVTFATNLGSFSNAAKTFSTTTSGTDGKATATLFAGTTPGNAKITASSGSVSSIIYIEFKSF
- a CDS encoding class I SAM-dependent methyltransferase, coding for MEPALRDLRKSALAMAPIESGMRILDIACGTGLQMAESECQGCHSYGIDMSQSMLRQAVRKRHAASTLWIRADATHSPFPSEAFDRISIVYALHEMPMGTRIRVLREAKRMLRKNGVFLLIDYDAQKEVWTGANRLSWLGTHLVERIAGLHHYRNFRHFLRNGGLLPLVEQAGYHVQENRRFRLQKAHILLVHK